DNA sequence from the Fusarium verticillioides 7600 chromosome 2, whole genome shotgun sequence genome:
GAGGTGTGCGAGAATGCTCTGGGCTCTTATGACCCGTTCGGCTGGTGCAGCAGACTCAACATACGTGAACAAGACAGATGTTATGATGTTACGAGTGGTAACTCGCTGGgacccttcttctctgggtCGAAGAGCATATGTAGGAGCTTGGGAAATAGATCGCTCTGGATCGTGTGAAGGTATTGCATGGCCCGAGCTGTCGTCGACAACGCCTTTAGGCAGAGAAGATTCTCGTGGAGCAGTGCATCTTCATGCTCCTCCCTATCAATCGTTAGTCGCGTTTGTGGGAAAACATCTTGAATTTGACTTACCTCCATTCAACCTCCATGATGCGGTTGAGCAGACCTACAATTTCCTTCATGCCGCCTTGCTGAATAAAGTCCTCGATCCATGCCACTGTCTCGTTCCTGAGAAGCAGTCGTAGCTTGTGAACTTTGCCGACCTCGACAAGTTCTGGTTTTTGAACCTTTCTGAGATAGGCCACATAATCGCCTGGGCCTTGGTTGAGCTTAATCTTGGAGAGGATTCCAGAGTTGGATACGGAGCCGCTGGATCCAGGAGGCCCTTCGCTGACTACGCTGTCGGTGGACTTGCTTCTGAAATGACGACCTAGTGTCCCTTCGccctttgactttttgatGGGAGAGCTTGGCTCCTTTGATTCCTTTCTTCCTCGTGAGAGGGTAAAACTCTTGCCTCGTGATCgcttctgtttctcctcATTTTGCGCGCCGGCTTCCATGACCAAGCCGCTGTTGGCGCTGTCTGTTGAGCATGATCTCTCTGTacgagaagcttgtgatTCGGCCCAGTCCTGGCGGATAAACTCCATCTTGATGGTGTCGCTCAGGTTCCTCATCTTGTACCTCTGATTCTCTGGAATGTTTCGTCGGTCTAACATGGCTTCAAGATGCTTGTCAATATCCTTAGGGTCAAGTACTGCCTCGGTCGGTTCAGGGACAACTGATGTCGATTTGGATCGGCTATGGTTGAATGTAGTGAAGACGCTCAAGACCTTACCTCGACCGCTCTTACTCTTGGCCTCAGTTGAGTCTTTTGATCCCTTTCGGGAATCATTTGAAGGGCGTGCCTTGGTTGGTGAGGGGGGTGGTTCCATTCTTCCCAGCATGGGATGGTACGATTTTGGTCGCTCCTTGACGGCGACTCGACTGCCATTATAAAGATCCTGAGCACTTGGTGCCCGTGCTTCGTCCATACTACGGCGTGTGCTTTGGGCTGGTTCGATGTTCGGTCGAGAGGCAAACTGAGAATAAATGGGTGTCGGTGCAGGGTCCGCTGCAGGTTCTTCGGGAGTTCTGttttccttgtccttggatgAATTGACATTGTCGTCGGATCCGAACCTGCCCAAGTTTCGCAgcgtcttgggcttgagcaGACCAGCCAGGTTAgttgttgactttggtcGCTTCGGCTTGGTGGGCGAGGGATCGCGAGATTTCgagcttttggcttctttgccgGGTGCTGTtatgatggtgaagttgccAAAGCTGCTCTTGGTCGGGGACTGTGATCGGCCTCGGTCTTGTCGCCTTGAGAAGCGTCCGGAGGACTCTTGCTGGTTGTATTGTAGCTCTGCCAGTGCCCCCGGATTGGAGTAATTCTCAAAAGCCATGATCTTGGGCTGTATAGGAGAGACAGGGCCATCAAACGGGGCTTGGAATGAATGGGTATCAGTGGAAGCCTGACGACGATGCATGAAGCCCTCGAGGATGGAAGATTTGGGCCGTGGTCTTCGACCGGCGTCGAAGCTGTTTACGTCGTTTGTATTCATGGTGTCGAGCCACGATGTCCGTGGTTATATGAGAGCTGCTAAGTAGCTTTCGCCCCGGGCGTCACAACGATGTAGAAATGAAGATGTAAAACAACTGGTAATGAACAAAACTAAGTCTCACACCAACTGTTGAGAATAAGAAACCAACTAAGACTGCGAATTGGGTTACGCCATTGCAGAAAGAATAAAAGTAGTaaagttgagaagagaagctggagctggagctagCAAGAAAGTAGGTCGCTTAGGTAGCCAGAGCCAAGGCACTATTAGACAAGCCGTTGACTGTTTATTGGGAAACGGCCGTTGACCGGGCAACGGGGCCCTATCTTATCGCACCAGTGATGGCGGACGGCGATGATGCACGATGGCAAAATAGGTCGTACAAGACTATATCTGCTTGCTTGTAGTAATAATAACAATGATCGGCCAgttattttcttttcttatcCGTTCCGCAGGCCGTTGAAGCTGGGAGGCAATTCACGATCGAGTGATGCCGTCGCTTACAGCGTTGATTAGCCAAGCAGCAATTTCATTAGCTCAGGCCTTACAGGTTAAAGGATACAATTTCAATAAGTCCAACCGAATTTCAATTATAGTTATTATTCCTTCAGTTCGCATTTCACTCCAATATTACGTAGACATTCTACTAAACACAGGTCGGTCGGTGTACTCTCCACCACACTGATATCATAAGTACTCTTGAGGCCGGGGATCGCCATGACTGCTCAAAACATCAGCTGGGAACATCCCTGTTTGTTGTTTAGCTTATATGAATCGGCGGGCTACACAAGCGGCCGTAGCATCTTTCTGACGTTCGTATTGAATCCATGGTCATGAGCAAGGGTGTGTCGTCATaacttcttctcaatggtTGCTCAGTAGTATCGTTTTGGTTGAAAAGAAAAGTTCGTTTCACATACTCCGTAATATCCAATATTAATAGCACGAAAAGAAGGACGTTAGTGGCTTTGTGCCGGCCGGGATCAACACCGGGGAAATCAATGCGGGGTATTCTAGATGTACTCGGGCCAGCTTGACCAGATATTCAGATATTCACATGTATGTATGCTCAACAGGCCCCGAGAATAGTCAACAAACCGTTTGATCAAAGATAAATTATTTTAAACACCAATCGAGATCGATTGCATCTCATGAAACACAGCAAGCAGATAGTCTGGTACTATGAGAGCCATGCTATCATGAGTCTAGGATGCTGATACGATTCaggtgtcatgatgagcgGCTAAAAAATTGTATCATTTCAAGGGTTTTCGCTAGTGACTAAATTTCAAGATGCTCATATTGGTAGAAGCTAACTGATGCCCACTCATTATCATCGGTTCAATACCGAAGTCATATCCGTCAACATCTGCCGCCGTAGACTACCGAAGCCGGCCCAGTCCCCGGACTCGGACCCGTAACTGTATTGAGCATTCATCATAGCTCAATTCCGCGGGGTCCTCCACTATGCCCTGTAGGATAAATGTTTAAGCCTGTCTCTCCCCTCTACCATCCATCATAACGACTcaatctttttttttgttgcATGTGCTTTCTCCTCTAACAATAATCTCAGGAGTGCTTCATTGATCGTTGAATTGGTTCTGCTGTGGATTCTAGCTTCGGCTTATATGCGACCTACACTCATCTCAAAGCTCCGAGCAACACCTTTCGCTGCCAAAATGCctgttcatcatctcatgGTCGGTACCTGGACTCCTCCAGGTGCTATCTTCACTTTTGcctttgacgatgaagctcTTACACTTAAGCTTGTGAAAAGGACCGAGATCCCCAAGGATGAGCCCATTTCATGGATGACATTTAGTGTGAGCTCATCTTAACACTCTGCAAGAATTTTACTCACATTGCCCTCCAGCATGATCGCAAAGCTATTTACGGTGCTGCTATGAAGAAGTGGTCCAGTTTCGCCGTCGAATCGCCAACTTCGATAACTCACCAAGTCTCTCACCCAATGGAGCACGATCGTAAGTCACATCTGACCAGTCCATATTCTGGAAACTAACCTCGACAGCCAATGCTTCTCTTGCCACCACGAACACCCGtgccatcttccttctcgcAGCGAACAAGCCTCCTTATGCCGTCTACTGCAATCCTTTCTATGATCACGCTGGCCACGGCGCTGTCTTCACCACCGATTCCACTACAAAGGCTCTCAAGGAAAATGTTCAGAACTACCCTTACCAGCCTAACACGGGTATTCACGGAATGGTCTTTGATCCTGAGGAGGAGTACCTTTATTCTGCCGACCTCCGTGCTAACAAGATCTGGACCCATCGCCGTgtcaacaaagacaacccTTCTCTTGAGCTGGTCGGTTCTGTCGATTGTCCCTGATGCTCGAGACCACCCCCGCTGGGTGGCCATGCATCCTACTGGAAACTACCTCTACGCTCTTATGGAGAAGGGCAACCGAATCTGCGAGTACCTCATCGATCCCGCAACTCGTCTGCCCGTTTACACTCATAAGCACTACCCTCTGATCCCTCCAGGTATCCCTGATAGGTGGACACAGTACCGTGCTGATGTCTGCGTGCTTTCGTCGTCGGGCAAGTATCTCTTTGCCTCGTCCCGTGCCAACTCCTTCGACCTGACAGGGTATGTGGCCgccttcaagctctcggATACCGGCGCCATTGAGCGCCAGATCTGCCTCAATCCTACACCTACGAGTGGTGGACATAGTAATGCGGTTGCACCTTGCCCTTGGACAGATGAGTGGGTAGCAATCACggatgatcaagaaggttggcTGGAGATCTACCGCTGGCAAGATGAGCACCTCGCCCGTGTTGCAAGGGTCAGAACACCAGAACCTGGTTTCGGCATGAACGCCATCTGGTATGACTGAGAGCACATTAGCGTGGATGAATAGAACAAGCATAAAGTTAGAATGAGACAAAATGTGACGTCAAAAAAAGTATTATAGTTGCCAAGATTTGGCTACTGGCATCAATGCTGCAGAGATGTATTAACTAAACCCTACCTTGTGCCCAACAATCAAGGGCCTTGGTTTAGATATGCCACTCCTAAGAAACAATTTCATCAGACCCCGTTATCCATACCACTAAATAGGCCCCCTAATGCCGACCATTTGTTTTACGACCGtggtcatcttcatcactgTCGATAGCTTCTTCGTGATCCTCAGCTAATAATGGTGTCCGTTCATGCCCCTGAGTCCGCGCCTGCGATTGTCCATGAGTACTTGTGAAGCCCATGTGGGATGCAGCGCGCGGCTGGGCGGGTCTTGAGTCATCATTGGGAGGCGTATGGCTCGCCCCAAGACCTTGTTTGATTTTGAAGAGGCTGCGGGTGTTGCTGCGGGGGTTCGCAGCTCGGTTCGCAGGTCCAAGACGAAGTTGAGACCTCATTTCATCTAGACTAGCCTTCACAACAACTGGAGTGCCTTCAATGCCCCCATCAGAGGTCCGGCGCTTCATGTGAATAGCAGTCTTGGCAGCATTGTGGAAGCCTCCTTCATAATTGCTGTGGAAAGAAGCAGTCTCAACATTGGGAGGGTGTTCCTCAGCgtgttcttcaacatcgaccAAAATAGAGTCGCCTGGGGCCTTCTTAGTGGCCATTGCAGCGGCTGCCGCAGCAGTTGCATGAATTCGGCGGGCTCGGGGTGCGGGAGTAAGACGTCGGATAGCCTTGTGTACATCGACGTAGACATCGGATTCGTCAACAATTTCCCTGTCTGGTCAGTCATATTCATCATGAGCGAGATTGTCAACTTACTCTCCAATTAATTCCTCAATCACATCTTCAAGAGTAACAACACCTAGGGCACCATGGTCAGAGCCGGGAAATTCCGATACCAGCACCATGTGCGATTTGCCCTCctggaagaagttgatgatgtccagACAGCTGGTCTCAGGGCGTGTTTCAACAATTGCCCCGAGAGGCACATCGCGGACGGGAATTCTATCTTCGGGATCGTAGGTGATGAGTGTCTTGACCAAAAGCATGCCAACAAAGTCCAAGTGATTTCCAGAACGATAGATAGGAATTCGCGAGTACCCAGAGGATAGAATATCATCCATGGTCTTTTCATCGAGGATGTGGTCTTCGGCAAGCGTATAAACATCGGAGATGGGCGTCATGACTTCAGCAACAGGCTTGTCCTTCAAGTCCAAAACAGCTGTGATAATCGTAACCTCATCCTGGTTCAAACGCTCGGAAATCTCACCCAGAGACTTGTGGAGGGTGACTAGCGTCTTAAGTCCGCTCTTCTTGTACAAGGTACCATGATCCTCACCCAGAATccagtcgagaagctttGCAATAGGCCAAGAAACGGGAGCGGTG
Encoded proteins:
- a CDS encoding muconate cycloisomerase, with amino-acid sequence MLLLPPRTPVPSSFSQRTSLLMPSTAILSMITLATALSSPPIPLQRLSRKMFRTTLTSLTRVFTEWSLILRRSTFILPTSVLTRSGPIAVSTKTTLLLSWSVLSIVPDARDHPRWVAMHPTGNYLYALMEKGNRICEYLIDPATRLPVYTHKHYPLIPPGIPDRWTQYRADVCVLSSSGKYLFASSRANSFDLTGYVAAFKLSDTGAIERQICLNPTPTSGGHSNAVAPCPWTDEWVAITDDQEGWLEIYRWQDEHLARVARVRTPEPGFGMNAIWYD